Proteins encoded together in one Lathyrus oleraceus cultivar Zhongwan6 chromosome 5, CAAS_Psat_ZW6_1.0, whole genome shotgun sequence window:
- the LOC127087166 gene encoding U-box domain-containing protein 33 translates to MKLLIPSHTSPFSSLPQNQPMEHQQSSPTNPNKVHLALGKSLHKTTTLLQWTFNHFRNAEIVILHVYQPSPVIPTLLGKMPASQANPEVVSAFRREEREQTMRLTDKYLRICFASKVKASVIVTEASQVQKGIVDLVVKHNITKLVIGAESENCMKVKRNSGKANYTSKHAPLFCEIWFIYKGRHIWTREASEKPCSLSSGTQPEIAATESLRFRSSQNGKNELPHSEYLQPNSARTTVCSGIRSLNLGEIIETEATNSSKSSRGSSYCSPQNSVGVYQDAYLEDMEERINSQLIETEREAEAATDESFAELLNCRRLEIEAMEAIQKVKLFESAHAHEVELRKEAEDALRVTVTEQQKLLEESENISGELQMTMRNVALLDSRAKEATRRRDEAAHELLLIQTSISTLWQERQQIRRQKMEALRWLERWKSRGQIGAAHYNGVIGFAVELPELAEFSLSDIENATCNFSKSFKIAQGGFGIIYKGEMLGRTVAIKKFHQHNVQGPAEFHREVQILSSLQHPHLLTLLGVCPDAWSIVYEYLPNGTLQDYLFRKSNIIPLTWNIRARMIAEISSALCFLHSFQPEAIIHGDLKPETILLDSSLSCKICEFRFSRLVTEESHYSASFHLSTEPKGAFTYTDPEFQRTGVLTPKSDTYSFGLIILQLLTGRTPVGLAVLVRHAVSCGKLSSILDSSSGEWPLSVASRLAELGLQCCAQNRRNRPELTPALVRELEQLHVSEERPVPSFFLCPILQEIMHDPQIAADGFTYEGDAIREWLENGHDTSPMTNLKLIHLLLTPNHSIRLAVQDWLCKS, encoded by the exons ATGAAGCTTTTGATCCCTTCACACACTTCTCCCTTTTCTTCTCTACCTCAGAACCAACCCATGGAACATCAACAATCTTCACCTACAAACCCTAATAAAGTTCATCTTGCTCTTGGTAAATCGCTTCACAAAACCACTACCTTGCTTCAATGGACTTTTAATCACTTTCGGAATGCTGAAATTGTTATTCTTCATGTTTATCAACCTTCTCCTGTTATACCTACTTTAT TGGGGAAAATGCCAGCTTCCCAAGCTAATCCTGAAGTGGTATCTGCTTTTAGAAGAGAGGAAAGAGAACAGACCATGAGATTAACTGATAAGTATTTGAGAATTTGCTTTGCATCTAAG GTGAAGGCGAGCGTTATTGTAACGGAAGCCAGCCAAGTCCAGAAAGGAATTGTTGATTTGGTTGTTAAACATAATATTACAAAGCTTGTAATTGGAGCGGAATCGGAAAA TTGCATGAAAGTGAAAAGGAATTCCGGGAAAGCAAATTACACTTCCAAACATGCTCCCCTGTTTTGTGAAATATGGTTTATCTATAAAGGCAGACACATTTGGACAAGAGAGGCTTCTGAAAAACCATGTTCTTTGTCTTCAGGCACTCAACCTGAAATTGCAGCAACAGAAAGCTTGAGATTTAGATCTTCTCAAAATGGTAAGAACGAATTACCCCATTCGGAATATCTTCAACCAAATTCTGCTAGAACTACAGTTTGTTCTGGAATTAGAAGCTTGAATCTGGGTGAAATCATAGAAACTGAAGCCACTAATTCATCCAAATCGTCCCGTGGTAGCAGTTATTGTTCTCCGCAAAATTCTGTTGGGGTTTATCAAGATGCATATTTAGAGGACATGGAAGAAAGAATTAACAGTCAACTTATTGAAACCGAAAGAGAAGCTGAGGCAGCAACAGATGAGTCATTTGCAGAACTATTAAACTGCAGGAGGTTGGAAATCGAAGCCATGGAAGCCATACAGAAG GTCAAATTGTTTGAATCTGCCCATGCCCATGAGGTGGAGCTCAGGAAAGAGGCTGAGGATGCACTTAGAGTTACCGTAACAGAACAACAAAAGCTCTTAGAAGAGAGTGAAAATATTTCCGGAGAGCTACAAATGACCATGAGAAATGTGGCCCTACTAGATAGCCGTGCTAAGGAAGCAACCCGTAGGCGAGATGAAGCTGCACACGAGCTCTTGCTAATTCAAACATCAATATCAACCTTGTGGCAAGAAAGACAGCAGATTAGGAGACAGAAAATGGAAGCCCTCCGCTGGCTGGAACGGTGGAAAAGTCGTGGGCAAATCGGAGCAGCACATTACAACGGGGTCATTGGATTTGCCGTAGAACTGCCTGAGTTAGCAGAGTTTTCATTATCAGATATTGAAAATGCTACATGTAATTTTTCCAAGAGCTTTAAAATTGCGCAAGGTGGATTTGGTATTATATATAAGGGGGAAATGTTGGGTAGAACTGTTGCTATAAAGAAGTTCCATCAACATAATGTGCAAGGACCAGCAGAGTTTCATCGAGAG GTTCAAATTCTTAGTAGTCTCCAACATCCTCATCTATTGACCTTGCTTGGTGTTTGCCCCGATGCATGGTCCATTGTATATGAGTATCTCCCGAATGGAACTCTTCAAGACTACCTATTCCGTAAAAGTAACATTATCCCTTTGACGTGGAATATTAGAGCACGAATGATTGCCGAAATATCCAGTGCACTCTGCTTCTTACACTCATTTCAACCGGAAGCTATTATCCACGGTGATCTTAAGCCCGAGACTATACTTCTTGATTCTTCACTTAGTTGCAAGATATGTGAATTCAGGTTTAGCAGGCTTGTGACAGAAGAGTCTCACTATAGTGCTAGTTTCCACTTGAGCACAGAGCCAAAAGGTGCTTTCACATATACGGATCCTGAGTTTCAAAGAACTGGGGTACTGACACCCAAGTCTGACACCTACTCCTTCGGGCTTATTATTTTGCAACTCCTTACTGGCAGGACTCCAGTTGGATTAGCAGTTCTAGTTCGCCATGCAGTTTCATGTGGAAAATTGTCTTCAATTCTTGATTCTTCATCCGGAGAATGGCCTTTATCTGTAGCATCACGGTTGGCAGAACTGGGTTTGCAATGTTGCGCTCAAAATCGCAGAAACAGGCCAGAGTTAACACCTGCTCTTGTAAGAGAATTGGAACAGTTACATGTTTCAGAAGAGAGACCCGTACCGTCGTTTTTCTTATGTCCAATCCTTCAG GAAATAATGCATGATCCTCAAATTGCAGCAGATGGATTTACATATGAAGGGGATGCCATACGCGAATGGTTGGAAAATGGACATGATACTTCTCCAATGACTAATTTAAAATTGATTCATTTGCTTCTCACTCCCAATCACTCAATTAGACTTGCCGTCCAAGATTGGCTCTGCAAATCATAA
- the LOC127087167 gene encoding protein TRM32, which translates to MGNQMINSEKSSVGIQKVNQGCVWSWFHILDYHHWGVKRAFRHKKKRNVKNKRKSTLQDQQNAVTEAEAEAEAESSLVSQHRETSNALHQKKGGNTAESFLNRNISIKFKNNDDVLEIVSMEKNLLLKFLKDIDFVGKKNRQASYNKARLTKSGTFPLAASSKTKNISSSTLRSKQVEIWNFRKGESFLVGTQAPKKFGSNSVNDVSYEMQKSSASHKTDSAVEKNASVSSRLSEGLNHKGWNQMVLHQFKVIKQKIKQAVVELKKSGHQTSVQHIHNNEKEILESVDDGTIQENKISRGLNEIKASDSDSDFDSNKREVRLMKRTSSLNESMDRYTQLFEKSLSKEIKWKSSKSKSLKLTNDIDSKIHKSRHAPRFSRSNCSMPNLESLEFILQEALLDTNDIGNNAVESDNDTGTDETVEGSSRVVNASHLWNKIVEKIEGVTYDRSDENFPRENMEISMMNTYLSKEVTTSLETSFQDSTINQAEGKESNTRRRSNASETAEDTNKSLENHFLSLKSYSENDSNFKYVKDILEYSGFIGNEQIQTRYTVDQPIKPSLFVALEESLLHENEYSAEENNSMFDHQLLFNLINETLFQIYEKSPAYFPRPFAFNHWLKPMPKGNYIVKEVWDNVSSYLSLRPELDQTLEDVVGRDLMKRSGGWMNLQQDEECVALDLEEMIIDDLLDEIMFS; encoded by the exons ATGGGAAACCAGATGATTAATTCAGAGAAATCGAGTGTTGGAATTCAGAAGGTTAATCAAGGATGTGTTTGGAGCTGGTTTCATATTCTTGATTACCATCATTGGGGTGTCAAAAGGGCTTTTCGtcacaaaaagaaaagaaatgtcAAAA ATAAGAGAAAGTCCACTTTGCAAGACCAACAAAATGCAGTTacagaagcagaagcagaagcagaagcAGAATCTTCCTTG GTCAGTCAACATAGAGAAACATCGAATGCACTTCATCAGAAGAAAGGTGGAAATACAGCAGAAAGTTTCCTTAACAGAAACATTTCAATTAAATTCAAGAACAATGATGATGTTTTGGAGATAGTTAGTATGGAGAAGAATTTATTACTCAAGTTTCTGAAAGATATCGACTTCGTCGGTAAAAAAAATCGTCAAGCTTCTTACAACAAAGCAAGATTGACAAAATCAGGAACCTTTCCTTTAGCCGCGTCTTCCAAGACAAAAAACATTAGCTCTAGTACCTTGCGATCCAAGCAAGTCGAAATCTGGAACTTCCGCAAAGGAGAAAGTTTTCTCGTTGGAACTCAGGCACCGAAAAAGTTTGGATCCAATTCAGTGAATGATGTTTCTTATGAAATGCAGAAGTCTTCCGCGAGTCATAAAACCGATAGTGCCGTGGAAAAAAATGCAAGCGTTTCTTCGAGGCTTTCTGAAGGGTTAAACCACAAAGGGTGGAATCAAATGGTTCTTCATCAGTTCAAAGTTATAAAACAGAAGATCAAACAAGCAGTCGTTGAACTCAAAAAAAGCGGTCACCAAACATCAGTTCAACATATCCACAACAATGAGAAAGAGATCTTAGAAAGCGTGGACGATGGCACGATTCAAGAAAACAAAATAAGTAGAGGCTTGAATGAGATTAAGGCttctgattctgattctgattttgaTTCCAACAAACGCGAAGTTCGCCTGATGAAAAGAACGTCCTCTCTTAACGAGTCGATGGATAGATATACTCAGTTGTTTGAGAAAAGCTTAAGCAAAGAAATCAAGTGGAAAAGCTCAAAGTCTAAAAGCTTAAAATTGACAAATGATATCGATAGCAAGATTCACAAGAGTAGGCATGCTCCTAGGTTTTCGAGAAGCAATTGTTCTATGCCGAATCTCGAGTCTTTAGAATTCATTCTACAAGAAGCTCTTCTTGACACAAATGATATAGGAAATAATGCAGTCGAAAGTGATAACGACACCGGAACTGATGAAACAGTTGAAGGGAGTAGCAGAGTTGTGAATGCTAGTCATTTATGGAATAAGATAGTGGAGAAAATTGAAGGAGTTACCTATGACCGAAGCGATGAAAATTTTCCTCGAGAAAATATGGAAATAAGCATGATGAATACTTATCTTAGCAAGGAAGTAACAACATCACTTGAAACTAGCTTTCAAGATAGTACAATCAACCAAGCAGAAG GAAAAGAATCGAATACACGACGACGCTCAAATGCTAGCGAAACTGCCGAAGACACAAACAAGAGTCTTGAAAATCATTTCCTGTCCTTAAAATCATATTCAGAAAACGATTCCAATTTCAAATATGTGAAAGATATTCTTGAATACTCCGGTTTCATAGGAAACGAGCAGATTCAAACGCGATACACGGTAGACCAGCCAATAAAACCGTCCTTATTCGTAGCACTAGAGGAATCATTGCTTCATGAAAATGAGTATTCTGCAGAAGAGAATAACAGCATGTTTGATCACCAGCTTCTTTTCAACTTGATTAACGAGACACTCTTTCAAATATATGAAAAGTCGCCAGCGTACTTTCCGAGACCTTTCGCCTTCAACCATTGGCTAAAACCAATGCCAAAAGGAAATTACATTGTTAAAGAAGTATGGGATAATGTTAGTTCATATTTGAGTTTGAGACCAGAGTTAGACCAGACATTAGAAGATGTTGTTGGTCGTGATTTAATGAAAAGAAGTGGTGGTTGGATGAATCTTCAACAGGATGAGGAGTGTGTAGCACTGGATTTGGAGGAAATGATCATAGATGATTTATTAGATGAAATCATGTTCTCTTGA